From Ailuropoda melanoleuca isolate Jingjing chromosome 8, ASM200744v2, whole genome shotgun sequence, a single genomic window includes:
- the PDC gene encoding phosducin: protein MEETKSQSLEEDFEGQATHTGPKGVINDWRKFKLESEDGDSVPPSKKEILRQMSSPQNRDDKDAKERFSRKMSIQEYELIHRDKEDENCLRKYRRQCMQDMHQKLSFGPRYGFVYELETGEQFLETIEKEQKITTIVVHIYEDGIKGCDALNSSFTCLAAEYPMVKFCKIKASNTGAGDRFSSDVLPTLLVYKGGELISNFISVTEQFTEEFFAGDVESFLNQYGLLPEREIHALDQTNMEEDTE from the exons ATGGAAGAAACCAAAAGTCAAAGTTTGGAGGAGGATTTTGAAGGACAGGCCACACATACAG gaCCAAAAGGAGTAATAAATGATTGGAGAAAGTTTAAATTAGAGAGTGAAGACGGTGATTCAGTTCCACCTAGCAAGAAGGAGATTCTCAGACAAATGTCTTCTCCTCAGAATAGAGATGACAAAGACGCAAAAGAAAGATTCAGCAGAAAG ATGAGCATTCAAGAATACGAATTAATTCACCGagacaaagaagatgaaaattgCCTTCGTAAATACCGTAGACAATGTATGCAGGATATGCACCAGAAGCTGAGTTTTGGGCCTAGATATGGGTTTGTGTATGAGCTGGAAACTGGGGAGCAATTCCTGGAAACCATTGAAAAGGAGCAGAAAATCACCACAATTGTTGTTCATATTTATGAAGATGGCATTAAGGGTTGTGATGCTCTAAACAGTAGCTTTACATGCCTTGCAGCTGAATACCCTATGGTCaagttttgtaaaataaaagcttctaataCAGGTGCTGGGGACCGCTTTTCCTCAGATGTACTCCCCACACTGCTTGTCTACAAAGGTGGGGAACTCATAAGCAATTTTATTAGTGTTACAGAACAGTTTACAGAAGAATTTTTTGCTGGGGATGTGGAGTCTTTCCTAAACCAATATGGGTTACTACCTGAAAGAGAGATACATGCCCTTGATCAGACCAACATGGAAGAAGATACTGAATAG